Below is a genomic region from Rosa chinensis cultivar Old Blush chromosome 5, RchiOBHm-V2, whole genome shotgun sequence.
AAGTGGTTGGGATTGATTTCTTCTCATATTtggatttgggatccaggaggtGCTTTGGGTACTTATTTGCTCAAATGTGTTGTTATTATTTCGGGTGTGTTGTGCTTAAGTGCAGGCAGACTGCTTATTGCTATAATCTATAAAAGATCTCAGTATAATCACgctgtgagtaccacaattgcgtgcctggcGAGCAGTGTTAATTGTGCTGGGACGAACATGGTCTTGAGGCATCTACCGATCTCTTGCATGCCCGAGTTACAGCTTCTGATGATTTGGTCTCAAAACCTCAAGGTCATGGCAATGGTctcattgttggtaattatcttgaggagaCTGGGAATTTatcttcagttttctgttaGTTTATCTATAAGTGATTTAGAGTAGTATCTTATTGTACATGAACTACTCGCTGGTGTAGTACACCTTCTGGTTTGTTCTCGCTTAGCTCTAGCTTCAAGCCGTTTGTGGCTTGTGTCTGCTCCCAAGGTTTTTTGGGATGCCATTCTAAACGATTGTAATCGTTAAAAGTTTCAATGAattcacttttcaaaaaaaaaacggtTTATAGAAGTAACGATAAAAAAGGACACTGCGCGCAAATTCTCTAATTTCTATTCTCCCAATAATATGAATCAGGGCGGACTGGATAGAGGTCTTGAGCAGATGTAGATGAAGCAGTCCACGACCCTTCAATTGACATAGTTTGTCTCTGACTCTCAGGGTCACCATTGTTTTCTTCAATATTGGATTGAAAATGTTTCCTCATCGCATTGATTTCATTAATCGAGGCGTTTGGATCATAGACCACCTCCTGAACAGAAGCTCTACCGTCAAGCATGCTCACCACTGAAGACATGGCGGGCCTAACTGCTGAAGAAGCATTAGCACAAAGGAGAGCAATATTGATCGTATTAATCATTTCTGCTTTGTTAAACTCTGAGTCCAACCTTGGATCCACCAGGTCCAACAAACTTGCTCTCTCTTTTAGAAGAAGTGCCTGGAAACATGAAGGTACAAAAGCgcatcaaacaaaaaaaaccatgaAGGTACAAAAACCAATATGATTTCAAAAATCGAGCAGAACTGATATtataagagaaaagaaaataagcaaGGGTATACTTTAATAGAGATAAATGGTATCAACAAAACTCAAGATTAAATAAGGAAGCCAGTAGATTCACGTTACCCAGTCTAGAAGATAAAAACATTCTTCCTTGGAGCGGTAAGTTGTATTGCACCTTCCACTGACCATTTCCAATACAAGAATTCCGAAACTATAAACATCTGCTTTATCAGTCAGATAACCTCGCATTGCATATTCAGGTGCCATATAACCACTGCCAAATCATGAAGTCAACCATCATCAGGGTTAAACAACTAGTAAAGATACTACTATTCCAAATATCATaggatttttcttttcttaattgaATGTTTAAAATGTGATAGGGATGACATAAAAAAACTGCATTGGAAGAACAAATCTGGTCTTAAGATTTGTTGAATAGTAAAGAACTAGTAAGTTAAAACTTTTATTAGGGTAGAGAAACCTTCCATTTgtccatgttttctttttcctttctcttaTATGGACGGACCCATCTGGGTGAAATGAAGATAGACAGAAAAGGATAGGAAAATAAGGTAAAACATAGGGGCTCACAAAGTTCCAGCAATCCGGGTGCTTATGTGGGTATTATCGTCTTCATCAAGCTTGGCCAATCCAAAGTCAGATATCTTGGGGAAAAGATTTTTATCAAGTAGCACATTAGTAGCTTTGATGTCTCTATGAACGATCTTCAACCTTGATTCCTCATGGAGATAAGTCAAACCTCTGGCTATACCAACACAAATCCTATGCCTTGTTGGCCAATCCAACTTCACCTGACTTTCTTTTGGGCCTTTCATTGATAAAAAGTAGTTTGAAGAAATGAATTCTCTGTTTCTTTTGAGTATAAATAATATCTTTGCATACCCTCTAGCATGAACCAAAACAAGGTAAATTATATGAAAATTATGAGAGAGAGACACTTACCAAATAGAGCACGTGCAAGACTATTGTTTTCCATGTACTCATAGACAAGCAACAAGTTATTTCCTTCAATACAGCATCCATAAAGCTTGACAAGGTGAGGGTGTTGCAGAGCAGAAATCATGCCTATCTCATTCACAAATTCACGATTTCCTTGCTTCGATTTGGCTGAAAGCTTCTTAACAGCAATTGCAGTGTTGTCTGATAGAAGGCCCTGCATTCAACAAACATACTTAAACTCAACCTCTTCTGCAAATAGTAAAGAGGTTTAACAAGAAATATGATGCATTTAAATTAGCCCAAATGCAGTAAATAAATATTATCGAAATGATTGTTTATGAAGAATACCCTGTAAACAGGACCAAAACCACCTTCTCCAATCTTGTTCGCTATGTCAAAGTCGTTCGTGGCAGCTTTGATTTGCCTCAAGGTAAATTTGCCAGTCTGCAGGTCCACACCCTTCAAATCTATGTATGAAGCAAACTTAGGTAAGAATTTATATTATTGCCCATAACTTCAGAATGATATATGGCATTCTTAATTTTTAATATCTTGAGACTGGTTTAAGGCCTACGACTTAAACAAAGTCAATGAAGCCATAGCTTTAACAGCATAATTAGATCATCTCATCTTACATGTGTGGCAGTGCATATGTTATGGAATGAGAGTAATTTACATGAAACAGTCGTAGAAAAACAACATAGATAGTCATCttagcaaagaaagaaacataacaaatataaaagaaattacaaagaaaaaaaaaatcaagatatCAGAAACAACTGGAAATACCTTGTTCCAAAGTATTTGCTGGTCCTGTGAAGCCTTTCCACCAGAGAATACATAAAATCactaatattatgaacactcctCCAGCCACAATTCCAACCACTTCACCTGCCGATATACCTGGCGAGCGTTCTTTCGGGGGTATAAAATCTGCCATAGGAAGAATATGtttagtatattattattattttttttaattattattatttttttgtaacTCTTGTACATGCATTTATTTTTCATGGTGAAAATGGACTTTTTCATCTAGTGCTTGAAAGCATACTCCATGTAGCATACTATTTCAATGCAATTAAGAACACATACCCATTACTGACAATAGCATAAATCAGTTTTATTTGAAAGCCCAAGAGGGTACTTTAATAAAGATGATATCTTAACTCTCAAGTTAAGAAATATGTAGTTAGATGCAATTTTGTGGCAATTCAAAGTAAAAGAAACTGAAGAATCCGATAAAAAGCTCAAGACATTGTTACACGAGAGAGTGGAAGTAGACTTTAATGAAATATCACTCCTAACACTAACCTTTACATATGAGAAACTCCCCATTCTCTACAAATAATTATTAGAAGAAGCTCATAACAGTGCAAAACTTACCCGGGTCTACAGAAATGGCTGATATAAGAGGACCATAGACTCCTTTTTTAGGGATAACCTGTGTTCCTTTCCCATTCCAAAAGAAACGAATCTCCAAGGTATGATTTGTTACAGAAGCAGTATAGTTTCTTATAACTAATATACCATTCCCGCCTGCTACATCCGCAATATTAAAATCCTTCTCCACTCGTTTCCCCTGCAATATACTACTTTAATTACTTGCCGTTTCATTCTCACAATGAAAATTATACTTCTCAGTCTTGATTTCAATCTATTACATGTCATTACTTGAAATTCATAAACGTAAAACGCATTTTTCAATTGGCCAAAACCTAATCATAATTTGTTGAATATTAGAAACGTGGAAATGTATGTAATTAGCTACCTGAATGTAAACATCAAATATACGCCTTCCCAAGCTACGATATGTTTTGTCATTTGTAAACATTATCTCTGCAAAATGGAGCCTCACTATGTAGTTTCCATTAATCAGGCAAAACCCAAAATAAGTTAGAGAGATGGGTGAAACACGTGCAGTCATGTACAGCTGAGGATCGGGCATAGGGAGTGTAGATATATTATACACAATAAAGGTGTCTTCTGTGTTATCATCAGGGTAATAACCAGTGCTGCTAGACCCCCAATCGCTTTTGCTATAAAATGATGAAGGGCCACCATCATCGTTATCTGCTTCATATGTTATGGGTGTGGTGATATTTTCATTAACAACTATCACACTTCCACCACAATTTATACGGAGAGAGTGAGATAGATCTGGattgaaaacaaaaagagaTTAGTACCGTTAAAGAGAACAACCAAAAGGACTAAACCCTAGAACAAAAGGAGGTATTTCATTATAGCTCCCTAAcacatatttctttttcaaagcATTTAGCCTAAATTTTTGTAACCGTAAGTCCCTTTTAATTGTAACTTCGTGGAAGTTATGAAACTAAGCTTCTTTCCAACCAGCTTAGAGACAGTTACATGCTGAATAACAGAACACCATTGTACCGCTAACCCTAGATCCTAAATCTCAAATCTCTACCATGGTATAATATTGAAGAACCCATAATAAGACCCAAACAACTCAAGGAAACTCAAGAACCTTAACACAACAAACTAACAATCTATATATACTTCTGGCATCATTGGAATGCCTCTATCACAGTGAATATCCAAAGAAttgcaaatgaaaaaaaagccAATAATGAATGATTAAAAGTTCACCCCACGTGctttcagaccaaaaaagaaaTGGAGCTGTCGTTGGCTTTGTAAAAGAATAGAAAAGGCAAGCACAATTGTTCCTTTCACAGAACGGTTCAGATGAGCTAATGAGCAGCTACGAGTCAAGGTTGATGAAATTACTAATTTATCAGTCTTTTCCCTTTATAGGATGTGTCCCTAAAGTTTTATGGTCTTGCAAAAATGACTCAATCAGAAAAATATAATAATCCAAAATAGTTACTATTCTTTAATCTGCATAAGTTGCTTAATCTGAGAACAtcataatgtttttttttccttctttttatttttttttctctgaaaaAATTGAGTTCATAGTAGttccaatttatttttttgtcatttaaACCCTTTAGAGCTATTATCTTTCAAATAAGGCTACTGAATTAAGTGCTTTTAAACTGTACTCTCACTTAGCATGTTTGGAGTTAGAAAATCTTTTGCCGCAAAACAATAGTTTTTTCTCACCTAAAATAACTTATGTATGCGGAAACCAAAGTTACCTTTCGGACATGTTGCATTTTCTAAACATGGAATAATTCTGCAAATAGAAAGGCCAGAGAATTTCATAAAAATAACATCACAAATAAAAATGACTTGTAAATTAAAATAAGAGATACACAGTTGGAGTGCCAACTAGATCTATGGTGCATGCTGTCAGAAAATTAATTTGAAACTTACAAATTATTTCCCTTTGACGAGCTTGCAAACAAGTTCCTGTAGACATTAGCAAAAAAAGAAGAGTTAAGCTTGCTCTACAAAAcacaaagaaattaaattttgggTGCTAAATAAATTCTTACATGCGGCCAATTCTACAATTGCCGGTCACACTAGTGGTTGCGAAGTTGTTGTATGAAAGATCACTGCACAAAAAGCATCTGATATTAGTTCTTATTTTTTAAGTTTTTCTTTGGAAATGCATTATGTTCATGCTCCATGTCACGAAGTAGTTTGATCTGTTGAGGGAGCATGTTAAGCATATAAATGATAATGTAGTATGGGCTTCACAATCAAGAAGTTGACCCAAATCCTTTTAACTTCATATACAATGTCTTCATTTTCTCACGTGGGATCACGCCCCTACACGTGGCggattttcaagccatacagaTAGGCAACATATATTTGGTGAAGTGGACATAAGGCATACACACGTGGGATCATGATAAAGACCATGATAGAGTAATATGGGTTTTACAACCAAACCAATTAATAATAGATAAGGTTGATCCAAATCCTTTTACATTCATATGCAATGTCTTCATTTTTTCATGTGGGATTCATATTCTCAACGATAAAAACCCTACAGATGTTCCAAGTGTAGCATCTTAGTCAGTCGGTTTATAATATCCTAAGACTCTTCACTCATAGAAAATTAGTTTCGGGTTAAACATTAACAAACATAGCAACAAAAGAGCTTTGTCCCA
It encodes:
- the LOC112202409 gene encoding probable leucine-rich repeat receptor-like serine/threonine-protein kinase At3g14840; translation: MNYTFFFSRLLVGSLLLVLSASFAFGANRLSPDERQALMDIGKTLGKKWDFSVDPCSGELGWISPSDDQYMNQVICDNCSTTSSTMADQICHVTNISLKAQNLAGTLPPELKRLTYLQTIDLTRNYLSGTIPREWGSLPLATISLVGNRLTGSIPIEIGNISTLQSLDITSNNFSGLPPELGNLTSIKKMLLSSNNFTGKLPETFARLKTLTDFRVDDNHFSGKIPDFIQNWTNLTKLVIQASGLTGPIPSSISLLKELTDLRITDLDGPDEAPFPRLDDMTELKTLMLRNCNLTGELPMNLADMTKLKYLDLSFNKLTGEIPSSFGNENDLDYIFLTGNLLTGSVPGSVKGDNIDLSYNNFATTSVTGNCRIGRMNLFASSSKGNNLIIPCLENATCPKDLSHSLRINCGGSVIVVNENITTPITYEADNDDGGPSSFYSKSDWGSSSTGYYPDDNTEDTFIVYNISTLPMPDPQLYMTARVSPISLTYFGFCLINGNYIVRLHFAEIMFTNDKTYRSLGRRIFDVYIQGKRVEKDFNIADVAGGNGILVIRNYTASVTNHTLEIRFFWNGKGTQVIPKKGVYGPLISAISVDPDFIPPKERSPGISAGEVVGIVAGGVFIILVILCILWWKGFTGPANTLEQDLKGVDLQTGKFTLRQIKAATNDFDIANKIGEGGFGPVYRGLLSDNTAIAVKKLSAKSKQGNREFVNEIGMISALQHPHLVKLYGCCIEGNNLLLVYEYMENNSLARALFGPKESQVKLDWPTRHRICVGIARGLTYLHEESRLKIVHRDIKATNVLLDKNLFPKISDFGLAKLDEDDNTHISTRIAGTFGYMAPEYAMRGYLTDKADVYSFGILVLEMVSGRCNTTYRSKEECFYLLDWALLLKERASLLDLVDPRLDSEFNKAEMINTINIALLCANASSAVRPAMSSVVSMLDGRASVQEVVYDPNASINEINAMRKHFQSNIEENNGDPESQRQTMSIEGSWTASSTSAQDLYPVRPDSYYWENRN